In the genome of Hyphomonas sp. Mor2, one region contains:
- the tuf gene encoding elongation factor Tu, translating into MAKEKFERNKPHVNIGTIGHVDHGKTTLTAAITMVLADVTGAEKRSYEDIDSAPEEKARGITINTAHVEYETENRHYAHVDCPGHADYVKNMITGAAQMDGAILVVNAADGPMPQTREHILLARQVGVPALTVFMNKVDQVDDEELLELVEMEIRELLSSYEFPGDDIPIIAGSALAAVEGRDDNIGKDKIIELMAAVDEYIPTPDRPVDQDFLMPVEDVFSISGRGTVVTGRVETGVIHVGDEVEIVGIRETQKTTVTGVEMFRKLLDQGQAGDNIGALIRGIDREGVERGQVLCKPGSITPHTTFEAEAYILTKEEGGRHTPFFTNYRPQFYFRTTDVTGVVTLPADKEMVLPGDNVKMSVELIQPIAMDQGLRFAIREGGRTVGAGVVAAVKA; encoded by the coding sequence ATGGCCAAGGAGAAGTTTGAGCGTAATAAGCCGCACGTGAACATCGGCACGATTGGTCACGTGGACCATGGTAAGACGACGCTGACCGCAGCGATCACCATGGTGCTGGCAGATGTGACGGGGGCTGAGAAGCGTTCGTATGAAGACATCGATAGCGCGCCTGAAGAAAAAGCCCGCGGCATCACCATCAACACCGCGCACGTCGAGTATGAGACGGAAAACCGTCACTATGCGCACGTCGACTGCCCTGGCCACGCTGACTATGTGAAGAACATGATCACCGGTGCGGCCCAGATGGACGGCGCGATCCTGGTTGTGAACGCGGCTGATGGCCCAATGCCACAGACCCGTGAGCACATCCTGCTGGCCCGCCAGGTGGGTGTGCCGGCTCTGACCGTCTTCATGAACAAGGTCGACCAGGTCGATGATGAAGAACTGCTCGAGCTGGTTGAAATGGAAATCCGTGAGCTTCTGAGCTCTTACGAATTCCCAGGCGACGATATTCCGATCATTGCCGGTTCTGCTCTGGCCGCGGTTGAAGGCCGTGACGACAATATCGGTAAAGACAAGATCATCGAACTGATGGCGGCTGTGGATGAGTATATCCCAACCCCGGATCGTCCAGTGGATCAGGACTTCCTGATGCCAGTGGAAGACGTGTTCTCGATCTCTGGTCGCGGTACGGTTGTGACCGGCCGTGTCGAAACCGGTGTCATCCACGTGGGTGACGAAGTTGAGATCGTTGGCATCCGCGAGACCCAGAAGACCACTGTCACCGGTGTTGAAATGTTCCGCAAGCTGCTCGATCAGGGCCAGGCGGGCGACAATATTGGCGCGCTGATCCGCGGGATCGACCGGGAAGGCGTTGAGCGTGGTCAAGTTCTGTGTAAGCCGGGCTCGATTACCCCGCACACGACTTTTGAAGCCGAAGCCTATATCCTGACGAAAGAAGAGGGTGGCCGTCACACGCCATTCTTCACCAATTATCGTCCACAATTCTACTTCCGTACGACAGACGTGACCGGTGTGGTCACCCTGCCAGCGGACAAGGAAATGGTTCTGCCAGGCGACAACGTAAAGATGAGCGTTGAGCTGATCCAGCCGATCGCCATGGACCAGGGCCTGCGCTTCGCGATCCGCGAAGGCGGCCGCACCGTCGGCGCCGGTGTTGTGGCAGCTGTGAAAGCTTAA
- a CDS encoding aspartyl/asparaginyl beta-hydroxylase domain-containing protein — protein MSLTPQELNTMASTAMAALQAGRADDAAGGFEQIISRGGASRDIWLGLALARQGQERPNEMIDALDKVLLEDPTNLRALLMKGDAIWDSGQHADAVTVYNYIRKLVPDSNMVEGPARQMVERVATRLDAHNTGIRNHLTQHFREHVSGASSYEQARFERAKAMLFGDRQRYSQEPRSFFYPELPDREFYEAEDYAWTERLIAAENQIRKEFEALRDQPGAFTPYIHAAGNVPIDRNNPLLDNDDWSAVHIQKNGVVDQAIATTMPSVLDALSDAPLEKIDQRGPTVLVSRLAAGARIPPHTGYLNTRLTCHLPIIIPDGCGLRCGSETRHWRSGEMLMFNDSIDHEAWNASDEDRFVLIFFVWRPELSEADQAMIKSLIEGIDSYQPD, from the coding sequence ATGAGCTTGACGCCCCAGGAACTGAACACAATGGCCTCGACCGCCATGGCTGCACTCCAGGCGGGCAGAGCCGATGATGCCGCCGGTGGTTTTGAGCAAATCATCTCACGTGGTGGGGCGAGCCGCGATATCTGGCTCGGTCTCGCCCTCGCGCGTCAGGGGCAAGAGAGACCAAACGAGATGATCGATGCACTGGATAAAGTGCTACTTGAGGACCCCACCAACCTTCGCGCGCTGTTGATGAAAGGCGATGCAATCTGGGACAGTGGTCAGCATGCGGACGCGGTGACCGTATACAACTATATTCGCAAACTGGTTCCGGACTCGAATATGGTCGAGGGGCCAGCGCGGCAGATGGTTGAGCGCGTGGCGACACGTCTGGATGCTCACAATACAGGCATCCGCAATCATCTGACGCAACACTTTCGCGAACATGTTTCGGGCGCGTCTTCGTATGAGCAGGCAAGATTTGAGCGCGCGAAGGCCATGCTGTTCGGCGACCGTCAGCGCTACAGTCAGGAACCGCGAAGCTTTTTCTATCCCGAACTTCCGGATCGTGAATTTTACGAAGCTGAGGATTACGCCTGGACCGAGCGACTGATCGCGGCGGAAAACCAGATCCGCAAAGAGTTCGAGGCGCTGCGTGACCAACCAGGTGCCTTCACACCTTATATTCATGCGGCGGGCAACGTTCCGATCGATCGCAACAATCCGCTGCTCGACAATGACGACTGGAGTGCGGTGCACATTCAGAAAAATGGTGTTGTAGATCAGGCGATCGCGACCACGATGCCGAGCGTGTTGGACGCGCTTTCCGACGCGCCGCTGGAAAAGATCGATCAGCGCGGACCAACCGTTCTGGTGTCACGTCTTGCAGCGGGGGCCCGCATTCCTCCGCATACCGGCTATCTGAACACACGCCTTACCTGTCACTTACCGATTATCATCCCAGATGGCTGCGGTCTTCGTTGCGGCAGTGAAACGCGCCATTGGCGCTCGGGTGAGATGCTGATGTTCAATGACAGCATTGATCATGAGGCGTGGAATGCGAGCGATGAAGACCGGTTCGTCCTGATCTTCTTCGTCTGGCGGCCCGAACTGAGTGAGGCTGATCAGGCGATGATCAAATCCCTGATCGAAGGGATCGATTCCTACCAGCCAGATTAG